Proteins encoded within one genomic window of [Enterobacter] lignolyticus SCF1:
- the cmoM gene encoding tRNA uridine 5-oxyacetic acid(34) methyltransferase CmoM, which produces MQDRNFDDIAEKFTRNIYGTTKGQLRQAILWQDLDALLATFGSRPLRILDAGGGAGQTAIQMAERGHHVTLCDLSAAMIAQAEQAARDKGVSRNMHFVQCAAQDIAQHLESPVDLILFHAVLEWVAEPQAVLRTLWSALRPGGALSLMFYNANGLLMHNMVAGNLEYVQAGMPKKKKRTLSPDYPRDPQRVYRWLEEMGWRITGKTGVRVFHDYLREKHQQREKYDDLLALETRYCRQEPWVSLGRYIHVTALKPQVDTRINDE; this is translated from the coding sequence ATGCAGGATCGCAATTTTGATGACATTGCGGAAAAGTTTACACGCAATATCTATGGCACCACCAAAGGCCAGCTGCGTCAGGCTATCCTGTGGCAGGATCTCGATGCGCTGCTGGCGACGTTTGGCTCCCGGCCGTTGCGTATTCTGGATGCCGGCGGCGGCGCCGGGCAGACCGCCATTCAGATGGCGGAGCGCGGGCACCACGTGACGCTGTGCGATCTTTCCGCGGCGATGATAGCCCAGGCCGAACAGGCGGCGCGGGATAAAGGTGTGAGCCGCAACATGCATTTTGTACAATGCGCGGCTCAGGATATTGCACAGCATTTGGAAAGCCCGGTTGATCTGATATTGTTTCATGCGGTGCTGGAGTGGGTGGCGGAGCCGCAGGCGGTATTGCGCACCCTGTGGTCGGCGCTACGCCCGGGCGGCGCGTTATCATTAATGTTCTACAATGCTAACGGTCTGCTGATGCACAATATGGTGGCCGGGAACCTCGAGTACGTACAGGCAGGCATGCCGAAAAAGAAAAAACGCACGCTGTCGCCGGATTATCCCCGCGATCCGCAGCGGGTTTATCGCTGGCTGGAAGAGATGGGCTGGCGGATAACCGGCAAGACCGGCGTACGGGTGTTTCATGATTACCTGCGTGAGAAGCACCAGCAGCGAGAGAAGTATGACGATCTGCTGGCATTAGAAACGCGTTATTGCCGCCAGGAACCCTGGGTCAGCCTTGGGCGGTATATTCATGTCACAGCGCTAAAGCCGCAGGTAGATACAAGGATAAACGATGAGTGA
- the elyC gene encoding envelope biogenesis factor ElyC, whose translation MLFTLKKVVGGMLLPLPLLLLLMALGLGLLWFSRFQRAGKICLSFSWLFLLLLSLQPVADALLKPIESRYPTWRGATPVRYVVVLGGGYTWNPAWAPSSNLINNSLPRLTEGVRLWQANPGARLIFTGAAARTNPVSTAEAGARVAESLGVPRSAIIVLETPKDTEEEAAAVKATVGDAPFLLVTSASHLPRAMIFFRHAGLNPLPAPANQLAIESPLNPWERMIPSPVWLMHSDRVGYETLGRLWQWLKGASGEPGQE comes from the coding sequence ATGCTTTTTACGCTGAAAAAGGTTGTCGGCGGCATGCTGTTGCCGCTGCCGTTGCTGCTATTGCTGATGGCGTTGGGATTGGGACTGCTCTGGTTCAGCCGTTTTCAGCGCGCAGGTAAGATTTGTCTGAGTTTTAGCTGGCTGTTTCTCCTGCTGCTCAGCCTGCAGCCGGTGGCTGACGCGCTGCTGAAACCCATCGAAAGCCGCTACCCGACATGGCGCGGCGCGACGCCGGTACGCTACGTTGTGGTGCTGGGCGGCGGCTATACCTGGAACCCGGCGTGGGCGCCAAGCTCTAACCTTATCAACAACAGCCTGCCGCGCCTGACGGAAGGCGTTCGTCTGTGGCAGGCCAACCCCGGCGCCCGACTTATCTTTACCGGCGCGGCGGCGCGCACTAACCCGGTCAGTACCGCAGAAGCTGGCGCCAGAGTCGCGGAAAGTCTCGGCGTTCCGCGCAGCGCCATCATCGTACTGGAGACGCCGAAGGATACCGAAGAGGAGGCTGCCGCCGTAAAGGCGACGGTCGGCGATGCGCCGTTCTTGCTGGTGACCTCCGCCTCACACCTGCCGCGGGCGATGATCTTCTTTCGCCATGCCGGGCTTAACCCGCTGCCGGCGCCCGCGAACCAGCTGGCGATTGAATCACCGCTAAACCCATGGGAGCGGATGATCCCGTCGCCGGTGTGGCTGATGCACAGCGACCGGGTCGGGTACGAAACCCTGGGTCGCCTGTGGCAATGGTTAAAAGGCGCGTCAGGCGAGCCAGGGCAGGAGTGA
- a CDS encoding YcbJ family phosphotransferase, translated as MEQLRAELSHLLGERLSRVECVSEKADSALWSLYDAQGNPMPLLARSFSTSGVAQQLAWKISMLARSGTVRMPVVYGVMTHEEHPGPDVLLIERLRGVSVEAPARTPERWDQLKDQIVEGLLAWHRQDSRGCVGTVDSTQENLWPMWYRQRVEVLWGTLNMYHNTGLTMQDKRILFRTRECLPALFDGFNDNCVLVHGNFTLRSMLKDSRSDQLLAMVGPGVMLWAPREYELFRLADSGLAEDLLWHYLQRAPVAESFLWRRWLYLLWDEVAQLVNTGRFNRANFSLAAKSLLPWLA; from the coding sequence ATGGAACAACTGCGAGCGGAACTGAGCCACCTGTTGGGTGAGCGTCTCAGCCGTGTGGAGTGCGTCAGCGAAAAAGCCGATTCAGCGCTGTGGTCGCTGTATGATGCACAGGGAAACCCTATGCCGCTACTGGCACGCAGCTTCTCAACGTCGGGGGTTGCGCAGCAGCTGGCATGGAAAATATCAATGCTGGCCCGTAGCGGCACCGTGCGAATGCCGGTGGTTTATGGGGTGATGACCCATGAAGAGCACCCGGGGCCGGATGTTTTGCTGATCGAGCGCCTGCGCGGGGTCTCCGTCGAAGCGCCCGCCCGCACGCCCGAGCGCTGGGATCAGCTTAAAGATCAAATCGTCGAAGGGCTGCTCGCCTGGCACCGCCAGGACAGCCGGGGCTGCGTCGGCACCGTCGACAGCACGCAGGAAAACCTTTGGCCGATGTGGTATCGCCAGCGGGTCGAGGTGCTGTGGGGGACGCTGAACATGTACCACAACACCGGACTGACCATGCAGGATAAACGCATCCTGTTCCGCACTCGCGAGTGTCTGCCCGCGCTGTTTGACGGTTTTAACGATAACTGCGTGCTGGTACACGGCAACTTCACCTTGCGCAGTATGCTCAAAGACTCCCGCAGCGACCAGCTGCTGGCGATGGTGGGGCCGGGCGTCATGCTGTGGGCGCCCCGCGAGTACGAGCTGTTTCGCCTGGCGGACAGCGGTCTTGCGGAGGATCTGCTGTGGCACTACCTCCAGCGCGCGCCGGTGGCGGAGTCTTTCCTCTGGCGGCGCTGGCTCTATCTGCTGTGGGATGAAGTCGCCCAGTTGGTCAATACCGGGCGTTTCAACCGCGCCAACTTTTCGCTGGCGGCAAAATCACTCCTGCCCTGGCTCGCCTGA
- the kdsB gene encoding 3-deoxy-manno-octulosonate cytidylyltransferase, with product MSFVVIIPARYASTRLPGKPLQDINGKPMIVHVLERARESGAARIIVATDHDDVARAVEAVGGEVCMTRADHQSGTERLAEVVEKCGFSDDTLIVNVQGDEPMIPPVIIRQVAENLAASKSGMATLAVPIHDAEEAFNPNAVKVVMDAQGYALYFSRATIPWDRDRFAQSREAIGDTLLRHIGIYGYRAGFIRRYVGWAPSPLEQIEMLEQLRVLWYGEKIHVAVARQVPGTGVDTPEDLARVRAELR from the coding sequence ATGAGCTTTGTCGTCATTATCCCCGCCCGCTACGCCTCCACGCGCCTGCCGGGCAAACCGCTGCAGGACATCAACGGTAAACCGATGATCGTCCACGTCCTCGAGCGCGCGCGGGAATCCGGCGCGGCGCGGATCATCGTGGCGACGGATCACGACGATGTCGCCCGCGCCGTTGAGGCCGTAGGCGGTGAGGTCTGCATGACCCGCGCCGATCATCAGTCCGGTACTGAGCGTCTGGCAGAGGTTGTCGAGAAATGCGGCTTTAGCGACGACACCCTGATCGTCAACGTGCAGGGCGACGAGCCGATGATCCCTCCGGTGATTATCCGCCAGGTGGCGGAAAATCTGGCGGCGAGCAAATCCGGTATGGCGACCCTCGCGGTGCCGATTCATGATGCCGAAGAAGCCTTTAACCCGAACGCCGTGAAGGTGGTGATGGACGCGCAGGGCTACGCGCTCTATTTTTCGCGGGCCACCATTCCGTGGGATCGCGATCGTTTTGCGCAAAGCCGCGAGGCTATCGGCGATACGCTGCTGCGTCATATTGGCATTTACGGCTACCGCGCGGGGTTCATTCGCCGGTACGTCGGATGGGCGCCGAGCCCGCTTGAGCAGATTGAAATGCTCGAACAGCTGCGCGTGCTGTGGTATGGCGAAAAAATCCATGTCGCCGTCGCCCGACAGGTTCCTGGCACCGGCGTCGATACGCCTGAAGACCTGGCCCGCGTGCGCGCCGAACTTCGTTGA
- a CDS encoding Trm112 family protein, whose translation MDHRLLEIIACPVCNGKLYYSQDKQELICKLDALAFPLREGIPVLLETEARPMSVEESHP comes from the coding sequence ATGGATCACCGCTTACTTGAAATCATTGCCTGTCCCGTGTGCAACGGCAAGCTGTATTACAGCCAGGATAAGCAAGAACTTATCTGCAAACTCGACGCTCTGGCATTTCCCCTGCGCGAAGGCATTCCCGTGCTGCTGGAAACCGAAGCCCGTCCTATGAGCGTAGAAGAGAGCCATCCATGA
- a CDS encoding winged helix-turn-helix domain-containing protein, whose protein sequence is MSARKLSLTAARHLHLHAQGLLKKPRRRPQPDDILRTIERMSLLQIDTINVVARSPYLVLFSRLGAYPQDWLDASLKRGELMEYWAHEACFLPRSDFPLVRHRMLAPENMGWKYRESWMEEHAQEIAELLALIEKNGPVRSTDFEHPRKGASGWWEWKPHKRHLEGLFTAGQVMVTGRHNFQRIYDLTSRVMPHWDDERDMLSQQDAEDVMLQNSARSLGLFRAQWLADYYRLRRPAIPALLARWQTEGQVIPVEVEGLGEMWVHASLSQPLDEALAGKLRATHSAVLSPFDPVVWDRKRAEQLFDFSYRLECYTPAPKRQYGYFVLPLLHQGKLVGRMDSKIHRKTGVLEVFALYLQEGVRVSGALEQGLKQAIDDFALWQGAQRVEIRQLPATIFARQRTGWEIAAA, encoded by the coding sequence ATGTCCGCACGGAAACTGTCGCTCACTGCCGCACGCCATCTACACCTCCACGCGCAAGGGCTATTAAAAAAGCCCCGTCGCCGCCCACAGCCTGACGATATTCTGCGCACTATCGAGCGCATGTCTCTGCTCCAGATAGATACCATCAATGTGGTGGCCCGCAGCCCTTACCTGGTGCTGTTCAGCCGCCTGGGCGCTTATCCTCAGGACTGGCTGGATGCGTCGCTAAAGCGCGGCGAGCTGATGGAGTATTGGGCGCATGAGGCCTGCTTCCTGCCCAGGAGCGATTTTCCCTTGGTGCGTCACCGCATGCTCGCGCCTGAAAACATGGGCTGGAAATACCGTGAATCGTGGATGGAGGAGCATGCGCAAGAGATAGCAGAACTGCTGGCGCTGATTGAAAAAAACGGACCGGTGCGCTCCACGGATTTTGAGCATCCCCGCAAAGGCGCAAGCGGATGGTGGGAGTGGAAACCGCATAAACGCCATCTGGAAGGGCTGTTTACCGCCGGGCAGGTGATGGTGACCGGGCGACATAACTTTCAGCGTATCTACGATCTGACCTCCCGGGTCATGCCCCACTGGGACGACGAGCGGGACATGTTAAGCCAGCAGGACGCCGAAGACGTCATGCTGCAAAACAGCGCCCGCAGCCTGGGGCTGTTTCGCGCGCAGTGGCTGGCCGACTACTATCGTCTGCGCAGGCCCGCGATCCCGGCGCTGCTGGCGCGCTGGCAGACCGAAGGACAGGTCATCCCGGTGGAGGTCGAAGGGCTGGGGGAGATGTGGGTGCACGCTTCTCTCTCGCAGCCGCTCGACGAGGCGCTGGCGGGGAAACTGCGGGCTACCCATAGCGCGGTGCTCTCGCCGTTCGACCCGGTGGTATGGGATCGCAAACGCGCCGAACAGCTGTTTGATTTCAGCTACCGGCTGGAGTGCTACACGCCGGCGCCAAAACGCCAGTACGGCTATTTTGTCCTGCCGCTGCTGCATCAGGGAAAACTGGTCGGCCGCATGGACAGCAAAATCCACCGTAAAACCGGCGTGCTGGAGGTTTTCGCCCTCTATCTGCAGGAAGGCGTGCGCGTCAGCGGCGCGCTGGAGCAGGGACTTAAGCAGGCCATCGATGATTTTGCCCTCTGGCAGGGGGCGCAGCGCGTGGAAATCCGCCAGCTGCCCGCCACGATCTTTGCCCGTCAGCGTACGGGGTGGGAAATTGCGGCCGCATAA
- the lpxK gene encoding tetraacyldisaccharide 4'-kinase, with protein MISRIWSGESRLWLLLWPLSLLYGLISALIRLSYRLGLKKAWRSPVPVVVVGNLTAGGNGKTPVVIWLVEQLQQHGIRAGVVSRGYGGKAGRYPLVLDAHTSTSEAGDEPVLIYQRTGAPVAVSPARSEAVQALLAAHDLHIIITDDGLQHYRLARDKEIVVIDGVRRFGNGWWLPAGPMRERASRLRTVDAVIVNGGVPGKGELAMQLKPGLAVNLKTGEKRDVAALTNVVAMAGIGHPPRFFATLESSGVVLQKSVALADHQSLTAADVRALTQPGQTLIMTEKDAVKCRAFAEACWWYLPVDASFADDGAQQLIQQLVTLARR; from the coding sequence ATGATCTCCCGCATCTGGTCCGGTGAATCGCGGCTCTGGCTGCTGCTCTGGCCGCTATCTTTGCTTTATGGCCTGATAAGCGCGCTGATTCGCCTCAGCTACCGGCTGGGGCTGAAAAAAGCCTGGCGTTCACCGGTTCCGGTTGTGGTGGTCGGCAACCTGACCGCCGGCGGCAACGGGAAAACGCCCGTGGTCATCTGGCTGGTAGAGCAGCTTCAGCAGCACGGCATTCGCGCAGGCGTCGTCTCCCGGGGCTACGGCGGTAAAGCAGGGCGCTACCCGCTGGTGCTTGACGCGCACACCTCTACCTCTGAAGCTGGTGATGAGCCGGTGCTGATTTACCAGCGTACCGGCGCCCCGGTTGCGGTTTCTCCGGCGCGCAGCGAAGCGGTGCAGGCGCTGCTCGCGGCGCACGATCTGCACATTATCATCACCGACGACGGACTACAGCACTACCGGCTGGCGCGCGATAAAGAGATCGTAGTGATCGACGGCGTGCGTCGTTTTGGCAACGGCTGGTGGCTTCCTGCCGGGCCGATGCGGGAGCGCGCTTCCCGGCTGCGTACCGTGGATGCGGTTATTGTCAACGGCGGAGTGCCGGGTAAAGGCGAGCTGGCGATGCAGCTTAAACCCGGTCTGGCGGTGAATCTTAAGACCGGCGAGAAGCGTGATGTCGCCGCGTTAACGAACGTCGTTGCGATGGCCGGGATTGGTCATCCTCCGCGTTTCTTTGCCACACTGGAAAGCAGCGGCGTCGTGCTGCAAAAAAGCGTCGCGCTTGCCGATCATCAGTCGCTAACGGCGGCCGACGTTCGCGCGCTGACGCAGCCGGGGCAGACGCTTATCATGACCGAAAAAGATGCCGTGAAGTGCCGGGCGTTTGCCGAGGCGTGCTGGTGGTATCTGCCGGTTGACGCCTCTTTTGCCGACGACGGCGCGCAGCAGCTTATTCAGCAACTTGTCACTCTGGCGCGGCGGTAG
- the msbA gene encoding lipid A ABC transporter ATP-binding protein/permease MsbA: protein MQNDKDLTTWQTFRRLWPLIAPFKAGLIVAAVALILNAASDTFMLSLLKPLLDDGFGKTDRSVLLWMPLVVIGLMILRGVTSYISSYCISWVSGKVVMTMRRRLFGHMMGMPVSFFDKQSTGTLLSRITYDSEQVASSSSSALITVVREGASIIGLFAMMFWYSWQLSIILIVLAPIVSIAIRLVSKRFRNISKNMQNTMGQVTTSAEQMLKGHKEVLMFGGQEVETHRFEKVSNKMRLQGMKMVSASSISDPVIQLIASLALAFVLYAASFPSVMETLTAGTITVVFSSMIALMRPLKSLTNVNAQFQRGMAACQTLFAILDSEQEKDEGTRVVERAKGDVEFRHVTFTYPGREVPALRDINLHIPEGKTVALVGRSGSGKSTMASLITRFYDINEGSILLDGHDLREYKLTSLRDQVALVSQNVHLFNDTVANNIAYARTDEYSREDIEKAAKMAYAMDFINKMDNGLDTVIGENGVLLSGGQRQRIAIARALLRNSPILILDEATSALDTESERAIQAALDELQKNRTSLVIAHRLSTIEKADEIVVVEDGCIVERGSHEDLLAHRGVYAQLHKMQFGQ, encoded by the coding sequence ATGCAGAACGACAAAGATCTCACCACGTGGCAGACCTTCCGCAGACTTTGGCCTTTGATTGCGCCTTTTAAAGCGGGGTTGATCGTGGCGGCTGTGGCGTTAATTCTTAACGCAGCCAGCGATACCTTCATGCTATCGCTGCTTAAACCATTACTGGATGATGGTTTTGGTAAAACGGATCGCTCAGTGCTGTTGTGGATGCCGCTGGTGGTCATAGGGCTGATGATCCTGCGCGGTGTTACCAGCTATATCTCCAGCTATTGCATTTCCTGGGTGTCCGGCAAGGTCGTCATGACCATGCGTCGCCGCTTATTCGGCCACATGATGGGCATGCCGGTTTCCTTTTTCGACAAGCAGTCGACCGGGACGCTGCTGTCACGCATTACCTATGACTCTGAGCAGGTTGCCTCATCCTCGTCCAGCGCGCTGATTACGGTGGTGCGCGAAGGCGCGTCCATCATCGGCCTGTTCGCGATGATGTTCTGGTACAGCTGGCAGCTCTCTATCATTCTTATCGTGCTGGCGCCGATTGTGTCGATTGCTATTCGTCTGGTATCGAAGCGTTTTCGTAATATCAGTAAGAACATGCAAAACACCATGGGACAGGTCACCACCAGCGCGGAGCAGATGCTCAAGGGGCATAAAGAAGTACTGATGTTCGGCGGCCAGGAGGTAGAAACCCACCGCTTCGAAAAGGTCAGCAATAAAATGCGCCTGCAGGGCATGAAGATGGTGTCCGCGTCCTCAATTTCCGATCCGGTGATTCAGCTCATTGCCTCGCTGGCGCTGGCGTTTGTACTGTATGCCGCGAGCTTCCCAAGCGTCATGGAGACCCTGACCGCCGGTACCATTACCGTGGTTTTCTCCTCGATGATTGCGCTGATGCGTCCGCTGAAATCGCTGACTAACGTGAACGCCCAGTTCCAGCGCGGTATGGCGGCGTGCCAGACGCTGTTTGCGATTCTTGATAGCGAGCAGGAAAAAGATGAAGGCACGCGCGTGGTTGAACGCGCGAAAGGCGACGTTGAGTTCCGCCATGTGACCTTTACCTATCCAGGCCGTGAAGTGCCGGCGCTGCGCGATATCAACCTGCATATTCCTGAGGGCAAGACGGTGGCGCTGGTGGGTCGTTCCGGCTCGGGCAAATCCACCATGGCAAGCCTGATTACCCGTTTCTACGATATCAATGAAGGCTCCATTCTGCTCGACGGACACGATCTGCGTGAATACAAGCTGACGTCGCTGCGCGATCAGGTGGCGCTGGTGTCGCAGAACGTACACCTGTTTAACGATACCGTCGCCAACAATATCGCTTACGCGCGAACCGATGAGTACAGCCGCGAGGATATCGAAAAAGCGGCGAAGATGGCCTACGCCATGGACTTTATCAACAAGATGGATAATGGCCTGGATACCGTCATCGGCGAGAATGGCGTACTGCTCTCCGGCGGCCAGCGTCAGCGTATAGCCATTGCCCGCGCGCTGCTGCGTAACAGTCCGATCCTGATTCTGGATGAAGCGACGTCGGCGCTGGATACCGAATCCGAGCGCGCTATTCAGGCGGCGCTGGACGAGCTGCAGAAAAACCGCACCTCGCTGGTTATCGCTCACCGTCTCTCCACCATCGAGAAGGCCGACGAAATTGTGGTCGTTGAGGATGGTTGCATCGTCGAACGCGGCAGCCACGAGGATTTGCTGGCGCACCGCGGCGTTTATGCGCAGCTGCATAAGATGCAATTCGGCCAATGA
- a CDS encoding ComEC family protein, translated as MRLPSLAVCVIGGISPLIVLPILPGVTLTGGFILLACLLAFYPKPVLRYTGVTLLCFCWAVLSAQQVLWPVSRLTGKAQTVDVVIRSTDGQTVHQAEIVRHRGKRLFPAPGITLYGGPLTPSACAGQRWRMTVRARAVHGQLNDGAFDSQRYAFSRHSILSGAILAATPLNASCSWRAHYLASLQQTLAPFSWRQVIIALGMGERLSLPPEVNAIMQQTGTMHLMAISGLHIALGALLGSLLVRGAQRLLPGRWINWRLPLVAGFLGAFLYAALTGLQPPALRTVVGIGVWNALRLQGRRWSSWEVWLCGMAAILAMDPLAVLSQSLWLSCFAVAALIFWYQWVPAPRWTRGGWLLNLLHLQVGLMFLLLPLQVLLFHGVSTVSVAANLFAVPLVTLLIVPLILTGMLLHLTGPAIVEFGVWQITDALMAGLFWLLHHLPAGWLNVDARGLWLTLLPWLLIAVWRFHAWATAPALWGTLCILLTFPFWRFTVGHPWRVTMLDVGQGLAMVIERNGRAILYDTGLAWPGGDSAQQLIVPWLRWHHLVPDGIIISHEHLDHRGGLNTLARTWPKAWVRSPLGWKGHLPCQRGERWHWQGLRFQALWPLPEGQERGNNLSCVVRVDDGRFSILLTGDIELAAEKMLISHYWRHVASTVIQVPHHGSLTSSGVTLLQRVNGTLALASAARYNAWHFPAPKVIKRYQRQGYRWQDTPHQGQITLTFDTESWQIHSLRDQYFRRWYHQWFGDAHDNG; from the coding sequence ATGCGTTTACCATCGCTTGCCGTCTGCGTTATCGGCGGTATTTCACCGCTTATCGTTTTGCCCATACTTCCCGGCGTCACTCTCACCGGCGGATTTATCCTGCTCGCCTGCCTGCTGGCCTTTTACCCGAAGCCCGTTCTGCGCTATACGGGGGTGACGCTGCTGTGCTTTTGCTGGGCCGTTTTGTCGGCTCAGCAGGTGCTATGGCCGGTGTCGCGGCTAACGGGAAAAGCGCAAACGGTGGATGTTGTTATCCGCAGCACGGACGGACAAACCGTCCATCAGGCGGAGATTGTTCGCCACCGCGGGAAACGGTTGTTTCCGGCGCCTGGTATCACCCTGTACGGCGGGCCTCTGACGCCGTCGGCATGCGCGGGCCAGCGCTGGAGAATGACGGTTCGCGCCCGGGCGGTGCATGGGCAATTAAATGACGGCGCGTTTGATTCACAGCGCTACGCGTTTTCCCGGCACAGTATACTCAGCGGCGCCATCCTGGCCGCCACGCCGCTCAACGCCTCCTGCTCCTGGCGGGCGCACTACCTGGCATCGCTGCAGCAGACGCTGGCGCCATTTTCCTGGCGCCAGGTCATCATCGCTCTGGGAATGGGGGAGCGCCTGTCGCTCCCGCCTGAGGTCAACGCCATCATGCAGCAAACGGGAACCATGCATCTGATGGCGATTTCCGGCCTGCATATTGCGTTAGGCGCGCTGCTCGGGTCGCTGCTGGTTCGGGGAGCACAGCGCCTGCTGCCGGGGCGCTGGATAAACTGGCGGCTACCGCTGGTTGCCGGGTTTCTCGGGGCATTTCTGTATGCCGCCTTAACCGGGCTTCAGCCGCCGGCGCTGCGGACGGTTGTCGGCATTGGCGTCTGGAATGCGCTGCGCCTGCAGGGGCGTCGATGGTCATCGTGGGAGGTCTGGCTGTGCGGCATGGCCGCTATCCTGGCGATGGACCCGCTGGCGGTGCTGTCGCAAAGCCTGTGGCTGTCGTGTTTTGCCGTTGCGGCGCTTATCTTCTGGTATCAGTGGGTACCGGCGCCGCGCTGGACGCGGGGCGGGTGGCTACTGAATCTTCTGCATCTGCAGGTTGGGCTGATGTTTTTGCTGCTGCCGCTGCAGGTTTTGCTTTTTCACGGCGTCAGCACGGTGTCGGTGGCGGCAAATCTGTTCGCGGTACCGCTGGTGACGCTGCTGATTGTTCCGCTGATCTTAACCGGTATGCTGCTGCACCTCACCGGACCCGCCATAGTTGAGTTCGGCGTCTGGCAAATTACCGATGCGCTGATGGCGGGGCTTTTCTGGCTGTTGCACCACCTTCCGGCGGGCTGGCTCAACGTTGATGCGCGCGGTCTCTGGCTGACGCTGCTGCCGTGGCTGCTGATCGCCGTCTGGCGCTTTCATGCCTGGGCGACCGCGCCGGCGCTGTGGGGGACGCTGTGCATACTGCTGACTTTTCCGTTCTGGCGGTTTACCGTGGGCCACCCGTGGCGCGTTACCATGCTGGACGTCGGACAGGGGCTGGCGATGGTTATCGAGCGAAACGGCAGGGCCATCCTTTACGATACCGGGCTTGCCTGGCCTGGCGGCGACAGTGCTCAGCAGCTGATCGTCCCCTGGCTGCGCTGGCACCATCTGGTTCCCGACGGGATTATCATCAGCCATGAGCATCTCGACCATCGCGGCGGTCTGAATACGCTGGCGCGAACGTGGCCGAAGGCGTGGGTTCGCAGCCCGCTCGGCTGGAAAGGGCATCTGCCGTGTCAGCGAGGGGAACGCTGGCACTGGCAGGGGCTGCGCTTTCAGGCGCTCTGGCCGCTGCCGGAAGGACAGGAACGCGGCAACAATCTCTCCTGCGTCGTCAGAGTTGACGACGGCCGTTTCAGTATTTTGCTCACCGGAGACATTGAATTAGCCGCGGAAAAAATGCTGATAAGCCATTACTGGCGACATGTGGCATCTACAGTAATCCAGGTTCCCCATCACGGCAGCCTGACCTCGTCTGGCGTCACGCTGCTACAGCGCGTGAATGGCACGCTGGCGCTGGCTTCCGCGGCGCGCTACAACGCCTGGCATTTTCCGGCCCCAAAGGTGATAAAACGCTATCAGCGGCAGGGCTACCGCTGGCAGGATACGCCGCATCAGGGGCAAATTACGCTCACTTTTGATACAGAGAGTTGGCAAATCCATAGCTTACGCGATCAATATTTCCGCCGTTGGTATCATCAGTGGTTTGGCGATGCTCATGATAACGGGTAG
- the ihfB gene encoding integration host factor subunit beta yields MTKSELIERLASQQSHIPAKAVEDAVKEMLEHMASTLAQGERIEIRGFGSFSLHYRAPRVGRNPKTGDKVELEGKYVPHFKPGKELRDRANIYG; encoded by the coding sequence ATGACCAAGTCAGAGCTCATTGAAAGACTTGCTAGCCAGCAATCTCACATTCCTGCGAAAGCGGTCGAAGATGCTGTTAAAGAGATGCTGGAACATATGGCCTCTACGCTGGCCCAGGGTGAGCGCATTGAAATCCGCGGTTTCGGCAGCTTCTCTTTGCATTACCGTGCCCCACGCGTCGGGCGCAACCCGAAAACAGGCGATAAAGTCGAGCTGGAAGGTAAATACGTTCCGCACTTTAAGCCGGGTAAAGAATTGCGCGATCGCGCCAATATTTACGGTTGA